One genomic region from Gossypium hirsutum isolate 1008001.06 chromosome D13, Gossypium_hirsutum_v2.1, whole genome shotgun sequence encodes:
- the LOC107919623 gene encoding bidirectional sugar transporter SWEET17, with protein sequence MTSLSFLVGVVGNIISVLLFLSPLGTFCRIVRHRSTEEFESFPYICTLLNSALWTYYGVTKPGSLLVATVNGFGIVVELIYVALFLIFAPPRIKAKTGILFGVFDVGFVAATVLGTQLILDGEMRIDVIGFLCAGLNILMYGSPLAAMRTVMTSKSVEYMPFLLSFFVFLNGAIWTLYAVLVKDYFLGVPNGIGFVLGIAQLLLYAIYSRKHNNKSSKTSSDELENEWQIREPFVSSSTSTNMDEKNHV encoded by the exons ATGACAAGCTTGAGTTTCTTGGTTGGAGTAGTAG GCAACATCATCTCAGTCTTACTCTTTCTTTCTCCATT GGGCACTTTCTGCAGAATAGTGAGGCACCGGTCAACTGAAGAATTTGAGAGCTTTCCTTACATCTGCACCCTCTTGAATTCAGCCTTATGGACTTACTACGGTGTTACAAAGCCTGGAAGTCTCCTCGTAGCCACTGTAAATGGATTCGGAATAGTGGTCGAGTTGATTTATGTAGCTTTGTTCCTTATTTTTGCACCTCCAAGAATCAAG GCTAAAACTGGGATACTATTTGGAGTTTTTGATGTGGGATTTGTAGCAGCAACAGTTTTGGGCACTCAACTGATTCTGGATGGAGAAATGAGGATTGATGTGATAGGTTTTCTGTGTGCAGGCCTTAATATTCTCATGTATGGCTCACCTTTAGCAGCAATG AGAACAGTGATGACAAGTAAAAGCGTGGAGTACATGCCTTTCCTTCTCTCGTTTTTCGTCTTCTTAAACGGAGCCATATGGACTTTGTATGCTGTGCTCGTCAAAGATTACTTCCTTGGA GTACCAAATGGGATAGGGTTTGTGCTTGGAATAGCTCAGCTACTGTTATACGCAATTTATAGCAGGAAGCATAATAACAAGTCATCAAAAACATCATCAGATGAGTTGGAGAATGAATGGCAAATCAGAGAACCCTTTGTTTCATCTTCAACTTCAACCAACATGGATGAAAAGAATCATGTGTAG